Within Chlorogloeopsis sp. ULAP01, the genomic segment CACCGACATTCAGACTTCTTGAGGATTAAATATTCTCGGTTGAGGCGATCGCTGATTGAAAGCTCAAGTCCGGGGCGGAGTTGAATGTTTTGATCATAACCTTGGGCAAGTTGTGGCGGATACTCACAAATTGTTTCAAATTCATTCGACTGACAGGTAATCTCGCCATTTTGGATTGCTTCCTCAAATAGCTCTGTGTAATCTTGGTTAGAGAGGGTGATTGCCACGTTTACTTTAAATGTAGTTGCATAGATTCGAGTTCCTTATTTCAAAATACAACAAGCTATAGAGAAATATTGTCAGGAAATACTTAGGTTGAACTTCCGTTAGTGATAGAATCTCTCTACCTCTCGCTCACCCCTACGGTGTACACAATGCTACCCCACAGGCATTTGATCCCCCCTAACCCCCCTTAAAAAGGGAGGAACTTAAATCAAAGTCTTCCTTTTTCTCTTTCCCAGGCTGGCAGCCCAGGAAAGCATTGATTGAGGCTCTGCCTCTTCTTCATGAAGCAGAGCCTCAAAGTTTTCATTACCATGCAGAGCATAGTAATGAGAAAAATTTCATAATTCATCATTCAGCATTCATAATTCATTTACGGATTCTGTCAGTCGATTTAGATATCTTTCGATCAAGAGAATGGCAACAATGTCATCTATAGGTCGTGGTGGTGTGCGCATACCTTTTGGTAGGAGCTTTGTCAGTCCTTGTGGTGGGTACATTTGCCAATAGCGATCGCGTCCTTCTAAACTGGTATAGCGTTCGTCTACTAAAACTATCTTCACTTGCTCTGACAATTTCTGTTGCAGTTGCTGTTTCCACCTTTTAGCTGTGGTTTGATCACCCATTACTATTAACGAGATTGGATATTTTTGTCGTAATTTATCAATGGTGGCAATGGCATGATCTGAAGATACGACTTGGTGATAATGAAGTTGTCGATCTAGTCCCATCACCGCTAAACCACACTTATCTTTACCTGGATCAAAGCCTAAAACGACTGGTTGCGTTGGTATAAATTCATTAGAATTCATATTAAATACTATTAAATACTTTTAATATTTAGAGATTGGATAGTGGTTAGTAGGTAGAAGTAAACAACTACCTATGAACTACTAACTTTTGTACTGGCAGATTTCGTTGATTATCTTATTGTTCTTCTAAACTAGCTCCTAGTAACTACTAACTACTATACAGGCGGGTTTTGCTGATGAATTTTCGGTTCAAACCGAGAAATTATCTTCTAAACCCGCACGCCAGTTGCTACAACGCGCTTAACCCGCAAGGACGCACTGGCTCCCCTACCAACTACTAACAAAATCATTCATATATTTTCAATTTTAGGTACTAAAAATAACTTGCCCATTTTTAATTGCCACTAATTTAACTTTTAGTGGCCCGGCTGTGTAAGTATCTTCTGCTGCAATAGCTTTAATATCTAATGGTTGATCATATTGTCGCAATTGAGCTACAAAGCGAATGAAAGTACCATCTATTTGAATATTTTCTAAAATTCCAGCATTACGAGCGCGAAATTGGGAAGCAGAAATCAAAAGTTCTAAACGCTGCCTCAATTGATAGGAGGTCATGGTTTTAGGATCGGCACTAGTTGTGGCTAATACCTCGCCTCCTGAAAAAACAACTTGATTTATTGCTGCATCAGCAAAAAATTCTACCGGTTTTTCTCCCCTAACGTAGTTACCTGCCGAGAAAACTCGCACTACGTATTCTCGTCCATCTTGAATCTGCTTGCCTAATTGCTCAATTTGTTCCTCGGTAACGCGCAAGATTTGCACATTTGGGGCAGGATTTAGATTCGGCTCGGTTAATTCAATGCTGGCATTACGATTAGCTTCTTGTAACAGCTGGATTACTGCTTGACGCACTGCTGATGGTTGCTGAACACGAACTACCCCAGCAGCAAGAACTTGCCCGCGAAACAAAGCTAGTTTTCCTAAACGAAGGTCACGATAAGACTGATAATATTTCTCTAGTCTTGCGACTTCCTGTTCAAGATCTTGCTGTTGCGCTTCCAAATCTTTCAAGCGAGCTTCTCTTTGAACAATAATCTTTTCCCGTGCCGTAATTTCTAAATTGCGCTTTTGAATGATGTTATCTAAACTAGCTATTTTGCGATCGCGTGCTTCAATCGCTTCTTGCCGCTTGGCAAGTTCTTGATCGCGTTTATCAATTGCCGCCTGAGCTTCAGCGAGTGCCTTTCTCGCTTCTTCGTACAATCTTTGACGCTCTGCCTTAAGTAATTTAATTTCTGCTAGTTGTTTGTTTCTTTCTGCATAAACACTTTGCAATTGAGTTTTAGCTTGTTGATATTGTGTTGCAACTTGGCCTAATTGTTTTTGGGTACGTTGGAGTTCCTCTTGAGTTTGTGCTTGTTGCTTGATTGTGCGGTTGAGTTGAGCTTGTGTTTGCTGCTGCTTGGCATTTGCTGACTGTAAGGATTTATTTATTTCCTGTAAGTCCTGTTGTGCCTTTGATTGCTCAATTCTTGCTTGCTCTAGCTCGGTTTTGGTAGTATCTAGCTGCTTAGTTGTATTTTCTAGCTGTACGCGTTTGCGTCTGAGATCTTTTTGAATATCTTCTAGTTCAAAAACTCCCTTGCGCAATCCTTCATCAGCTAAAAATAAAATTCCCAGGGTTGATGCGGAAATGCCCAACCCTGTGAGAATTGTCACTAAAACAGCTGTATTTTTGGGTCTGAGATTGAACAGTGAAAGCCGCTTCTTGCCAACCCGTGTGCCAATACGATCGCCTACGGTGGCAATTACGCCTCCCAAAATTAAAATTGCAATGATGAGGATGTACCCGGTGGCCATCAGTTAATGATTTAGCGAAGAAATCCCTCCAGATACAGCCTACTACTTCCAGCGATTGTCTGTGGGAGATTGGAAATGAGCAATAGCTGACATTACTTAACTAGTTAACCTGCTCACTCCAGTCTCCAAGCGCTTTTAGGTGAATTGCCGACTTAAGGTAACAGGCTTATGGACAGTAATTTTTTTCTTGTGTATGGAAATCATTTTCTTTTCGCGCAAGTCACCCAGCAATCTAGTGACAGTAACGCGGGTAGAGCCAATTGCTTCAGCGATCGCCTGATGAGATAGCTTCAAATCAATCGTGATTCCATCGGCACAAGGAATGCCAAAATCGCGACAAAGAATTAATAAAAAACTGATTAACCTTGAACCCATATCTCGGTGAGCAAGTGTTTCAATCATCATTTCTGTCTGAAGAATACGTGATGAAAGGCCTCGCAGCATTAACATCGACAATTCAGG encodes:
- a CDS encoding pre-16S rRNA-processing nuclease YqgF; translated protein: MNSNEFIPTQPVVLGFDPGKDKCGLAVMGLDRQLHYHQVVSSDHAIATIDKLRQKYPISLIVMGDQTTAKRWKQQLQQKLSEQVKIVLVDERYTSLEGRDRYWQMYPPQGLTKLLPKGMRTPPRPIDDIVAILLIERYLNRLTESVNEL
- a CDS encoding DUF3084 domain-containing protein; the encoded protein is MATGYILIIAILILGGVIATVGDRIGTRVGKKRLSLFNLRPKNTAVLVTILTGLGISASTLGILFLADEGLRKGVFELEDIQKDLRRKRVQLENTTKQLDTTKTELEQARIEQSKAQQDLQEINKSLQSANAKQQQTQAQLNRTIKQQAQTQEELQRTQKQLGQVATQYQQAKTQLQSVYAERNKQLAEIKLLKAERQRLYEEARKALAEAQAAIDKRDQELAKRQEAIEARDRKIASLDNIIQKRNLEITAREKIIVQREARLKDLEAQQQDLEQEVARLEKYYQSYRDLRLGKLALFRGQVLAAGVVRVQQPSAVRQAVIQLLQEANRNASIELTEPNLNPAPNVQILRVTEEQIEQLGKQIQDGREYVVRVFSAGNYVRGEKPVEFFADAAINQVVFSGGEVLATTSADPKTMTSYQLRQRLELLISASQFRARNAGILENIQIDGTFIRFVAQLRQYDQPLDIKAIAAEDTYTAGPLKVKLVAIKNGQVIFST